The Chryseobacterium glaciei DNA window CTGACGCCTGCCATTCCGGATGCTCTAAAATAAAATCCGTAATTTTAGGATACATCTCATCGCGTTTGCTCCATTCACTTTGAAGATATAATCTACAGTTTGCTGAAACTTTTGCAGCCTGTTCTTCTGCAAATTTAAGATCGTTGTTATTGAAAACGATTACTTTAAGCTCACTTGCCTTTTCATAAATTTCCTCTTTCGGAAGTCCCGTTTTCTTCGGTGAAAGTGTGATCCAGTCAATATGTCCGCTCATAGGATATGCTCCCGAAGTTTCAATATGAATGGTACATCCCAATTCTTTCAATTTGGATGTTAAAATATCAAGATTCCACATTAATGGCTCGCCACCTGTTAAAACAACGGTTTTGCAATGTTTAGCAGCTGTTTCTGCAATTTCTTCTGCATTCATTAACGGATGTAAAGTGGGGTCCCAACTTTCTTTTACATCACACCAATGACACCCGACGTCGCAACCTCCCAATCTAATGAAATATGATGCTTTTCCCGTGTGCGCTCCTTCTCCTTGAAGAGTGTAAAAATGCTCCATCACAGGGAGCATTTTACCTTCTTTTAATAAAATATCTTCTTCTTTATTCATTTTAAAATTAGTCGTTATAGACCGAAGTCTTATAAGCAATGATGGTATTTTTCATCAACATCGCTCTTGTCATAGGTCCAACTCCTCCCGGAACCGGCGTGATCCAGCTTGCTTTTTCTGCACAGCTGTCAAAATCTACATCACCCGCCAAATAATATCCTTTTGGAGAATCATTATCTACTCTTGTGATCCCTACGTCAACAATTACTGCTCCGTCTTTGATCATTTCACCTTTTAAAAAGTGAGGATCGCCTAAAGCTGTAATTACGATGTCTGCTTTTTTAGTATATTCTTCAATGTCTTTTGTATAAGAGTGTGTAAGCGTAACCGTTGAATTTCCCGGGAAATCTTTTCTTCCCATCAAGATGCTCATAGGTCTTCCTACGATTTTACTTCTTCCGATGATAACACAGTCTTTACCTTTTGTTTCGATATTGTATCTTTCTAATAAAGTTAAAATCCCGAATGGAGTAGCTGGTAAGAAAGTATCCATTTCCAATGCCATTTTCCCGAAATTTGTAGGGTGGAAACCGTCAACATCTTTCCTTGGATCGATTGCGTTAATGATTTTCTCCTGATCAACCTGATCGGGTAAAGGCAACTGAACGATAAATCCGTCTACAGATTTATCTTTATTAAGTTCCTCAATTTTTTCCAATAATTCAGATTCAGAAACCGTGCTTGGAAATTTAACTAAGCTAGATTGAAAGCCAACTTCTTCACAATCTTTCACTTTAGCATTTACATAAGCTTTGCTCGCACCGTTGTTTCCAACAAGAATCGCTACCAAATGCGGTGCTCTTCTTTTGCTTGCAATAATTTTATCAACTTCAACCTTGATTTCTGCTTTTATTTCTTTGGATACTTTTAATCCGTCAAGAATTTGTGCCATTTTACTTTTTATTACTTTATTAGATTTCGATATTGAAAATGAATGCTTTAAATGAGTTTTACTTTCATTATTTCATCAAATCATTCATCAATTATCTTTTTTATTTATTTCCTTTATAATAATTAATCAACCCGTTTGTTGAACTGTCATGAGAGCTAATTGCCTCATTATTTTCAAGTTCCGGTAAGATTTTGTTTGCTAAAACTTTTCCTAATTCAACTCCAAATTGGTCAAAACTGAAAATATTCCAAATAACTCCCTGAACAAATATTTTGTGTTCATACAATGCAATTAACTGCCCTAATGAAAATGGAGTTAATTCATTGAAAATAATTGAGTTAGTAGGTGTGTTTCCTTGGAAGACTTTATAATTTAGCAAGAAATCAATTTCTTCATCAGATTTTCCTGCGCTTTTCAATTCTTCTTCAACTTCTTCTTCTGTTTTTCCGAAGGCAAGTGCCTCAGTCTGAGCGAAAAAGTTAGCTAATAATTTGTCCTGATGATCAGAAACTTTGTTTGGACTTTTTGCATAGGCAATAAAATCCGCAGGAATCAATTCTGTTCCTTGGTGAATCAATTGATAGAAAGCGTGTTGTCCGTTTGTTCCAGGCTCTCCCCAAATGATTGGCCCAGTTTCATATTCTACGAATTCACCGTTTCTGTCAACACATTTTCCGTTACTTTCCATATCTCCCTGTTGAAGATATGCTGCAAATCTGTCTAAATATTGAGAGTAAGGAAGAATTGCATATGTTGTCGCAGCATAGAAATTACGATACCAAATTCCCATTAATCCCATCAAAACAGGAATGTTTTCAGCAAAATCTGCTGTCTGGAAATGTTGATCTGTGTCAGAAGCACCTTTTAATAATTGTTCGAAGTTTTCATATCCAACTGAAAGAACGATACTTAAGCCGATCGCACTCCAAAGTGAATATCTTCCACCAACCCAATCCCAGAATTCGAAAATGTTTTCTTCTGCAATTCCGAAGTCTTTAACTGCTTGAACGTTAGTTGATAAAGCGACAAAATGTTTTGCTACATCTTCCTGTTTTCCAGCTTTTAAGAACCAGTCTTTTGCTGAATTAGCATTCGTCATTGTTTCCTGAGTCGTGAACGTTTTAGAAGCAATGATAAATAAAGTTGTTTCAGGATTTAAGTTCTTTACAACTTCTGCGATATGATTTCCGTCTACGTTGGAAACGAAGTGAACGTCTAATCTTGTTTTAAAATGTTTCAAAGCCGAAACTACCATCACAGGCCCTAAATCTGAACCTCCGATTCCGATATTCACAACATCAGTGATTTCTTTTCCGCTGAAACCTTTGTGTGATCCTGAAATAATGCTTTCAGAGAACGTTTTCATATGGTCAAGAACTCTTTTGATCTGCGGTTTGATATTTTCACCGTCAACTAAAATTTCTTTATCAGAAAAATCCCTCAAAGCTGTATGCAGAACTGCTCTTCCCTCCGTTTCGTTGATTTTATCTCCCGAAAACATTTTAGAAATAGCATCTTTTAACTGACATTCTTCTGCTAAATTCAATAAAAGTTCTTTCGTTCTTGAATCAATTAAGTTTTTAGAATAATCAAAAAGAAAATTGTCTTTTTTTAGTGAAAACTCTTCAAAACGGTTCGGATTGTATTGGAAAAGGCTTCTTAATTCGAAATCATTTCCAGCAAAATGTTCATCAAGAGCTTTCCAGCTGTTTGTTTGTGTAGGATTTATTTTTGATAACATATATTTCTTAGGGATTTAGATTATTAATTCTAGAAATTAATTTTTTGAATAAAAATTTCTAAAAAATTTGGTGTTGTTAAATTTCTAATTTGCAAATTTAAGGAAAAATAAAACCTCAGATAAATTTGAGCGTTATAAATAACAAATTTTTAAAAAACAAACCCCAGATCAAGTCTGAGGTTTCATGGTTATTAGTTTTTGATAGATGAATTGTAAAATTATTCGTCTATTTCGTTCAGTATATTTTCGAGTTGTTTGGCACTTTTTCCATAGAAATATTTTGTCCATAAAACAATACTTGCTACAATCGCGATAGTTCCTATGAGAACGCTCAGTATCAAAACCTGCTGATAATGGCTTGACATATTTTCTAAAGATTCTCCTTTTTTCTCCAACATATTATAAAGCACCAGTCCTAATGTGATCATAAAATGAGGAAGAAGAAGAAACCCGAAAGATTGATATCTTTCCATGTTTAGTTTCAATTCATGATATATTTTCCAAAGGCTGTTTTGGGTATTTCCGGTATACAGTTCGGTCTGCTTATAAAATTTATAGAATCCGAAAAAGTAATAAGAAGATATTACCACAAGCATGGCGTAAGAGGTATAATAAATAACATGTTGTGAAGCAGGGAAATCTAATTGTTGTGGAAAGAATCCGAGAAGAATGATGGCAATAATCTGAAATGGAAATTCCATTTTCATACTTTTTTGGATCTTTTCAATAGGATGTTTGCTCTTCTTTAATTGTTCTATGTTGTTGGGAATGTTGACGCTATCGGCGTCTTCATTATTCCATTGTTCTTTTAATTGATCAAAATTCATAGCCTGATTTTTTTATGATTTGCAGTATTTTTTCTTTTGTTCTGTTCAGTTTTACACGTGCATTGCCTTCACTAAGTCCTAAGTTGTCCCCGATTTCTTTATGTGACATACCTTCCATAAAGTAAAATATAACGGCTTTTTCTAAAGGTTTAAGTTCTTGAACTGCAGTGTAAAAAACTTCCAATTGCTTGTCTTTTGCAGGATTGTAATCTTCGTTTTGGACTTCAAAGTGATCGGGCACATCCGTGTGATTATTTGTCCGCTTTTTTTCTTTTTTTAAATAAGTAATGGCGGTGTTAATGGCTACGCGGTACATCCATGTTGAAAATTCACTATTCCCCTTGAAGTTCTGATACGATTTCCAAAGCTGAATAAGAATTTCCTGCTGAAGGTCTTCCCGGTCTTCCAAAGAATCTGCATAGATGCGCGAGGCCTTATACAAAATGCCTTTGTGCTTATTGACGAGATTTAAGAAAGCAGTTTCGGTTGAATTGCTCACAGTGATTTCATGGTTTGTTATATGTTAAAGGCTTGATATTGGTTTCAGGGTGTATCCTTTCGATTTTAAAAGTTGGATCACTCCGTTTTTACCCATAAGATGAGCACCTCCCACTGCAAAGAACGAACTTTCTTTTTTCATAATTTCCGGCATTTTTTCTGCCCAGTTATTATTTCTGTCCGTAAGCATGGCTTTTTCCTGTTTGGCATTCATTATTTTGTCATTCTTAAAGTGTGTGTAAAGAGAAGTCACATCTTCATTTTTAAATGCAACTACCATTTTCTTAAGAAGGATTTCATATTCCTTTCCCATTTTTAACTGCTCAATGACAGCTTTCAAATCATAAGCTTTATTGATGGAGGTGAACTGCTCTTCTACTTTTTCAAGCCCGTAGACTTTCTTTTTACTTTTAATAGCATTTTTAAGAAGTTCTATTTCATAAAATTTCATTTCAGTTTGAGGACATGGTGTAGATTTCAATGCAATAAGTGAATACAAACCTTGTGAACTTGAATTATCCATTTTCTTTAAATCTGTTCCATAATCGTTGAGGATCTTGTCTAATTCCTTTGCCTCCGCAGGAGTAAGCTGATCTGATAGTTTCTTATCCGTCTGATACATTTTCTGCATGGCTGCCATTTCAGCGGGATCTGTATAATTAATTTCCATGACGAAATTATCAGTTTTTTCAAGAGCTTTCATCACTTTCGATTTTATCTCAAAATCCGAACTACACATTGTATGAAACGTTCCTGCAATATAAGAAGGTTTTGTGAGTCCGTTCCCTGAAACTTCCCAAAGTGTACTGTTTTCTGGGTTGCTGTTTTGCGCTTTTGCTGTTGTGAAGGTTGCTGATAATAGTACTGCGAACCCAAGTTTTACTAAATTTTTCATATGATTAAGTTTTTAATTATTTACTCTTTAAACAGTAGGTAAGGGCAGTATGATAATCGTTACAGTTTTTTTTTTGAAAAAAATAAAAAACCTCCTGAAATGGAGGTTTGTAAAATCTAAAATTATGTTGATAACCACGACGGTTAGGATAGTTTTAATTAAATCTGATTCGGCTTTTTGAAATATTTTCTTTTTCTCAACAAATAAATAATAGCTGTTGCGATCAATAAAATGGGCCAAATGGTAATTAATCCAACCGCAATTCTCTGAATTAAATAAAAGCCTTCCACAAAAGCATGTTTTGCATCATAAATAAAATTGAATTTATATTTATTGTCAATATTTTGTGTGTTGGTAACTGCGATTTCTGCAATTCTAAGTTTGGGTTCTTTAATATAGATGTCAACGGTGCTGTATTTCAAATTATCAGCTACATCCATATTTGCCAATTGTTGTTGATTATTTTCAGACATATTATCGTCGTCTAATTTCACTTTGTCTTTATTGGCTTTTAATTGAGAAATATTTTCACTGCTTTTTTTTATTCTTTTTCCTTCCAGTTCTGCGTATTTGATTCCGGCGGTTACATCTTCTGCATTGATAATTCTTGAGTTTAAAAACAATTTTTTATCATTAATTAAAGTCAAAAGTTCTCCCAATTTATCAGTCGGAACACGAACCTGCATCGTATTTTCAGTCTGAAATTTTTTCACCAACATTGCATCATCGCTTGAAGTATTATAAGTATCTTCTGAAACAACATTACTCTGCAAATTACTTTTTGTAACAAATCCGCCAAGTTGCTGAATAGATTTTTCAATGGAAATTGTTGCTTCATAGACGTCTTTCACTTCCATATTAACTTCTGCAGTTTTGATGAATTGCTTGTCTTTTACTTTCATGGTTGCAACAGACGAAACACTGTCTGAAACCACGACTGCTGCTGAATCTGCTGTACTTTCAAGTTCGTATTTACTTGCTGTTGCTTCTCCTTTTTTGCATGAATAAATTCCTAATAAAAGAACTGTTGCTAATGATAATTTGATGTAAGTAGTTTTCATAAGTAGATGTTTTAATGTTTTTGCTTATTCCAAAGTTGAGCCTGAATCGTTTGTAATGTTTGAAAATCGCGAGTAAAAAATTTGTAAAGCGAAAAGTTGATTTAATGAATTAAAAATCAACATTTTGTAAAATAAATAAAGCTGAATGAGTTATTTTTCGGATTGATTTTTGCATATTTTTTACAAATCAAAACCACACGATAACTATGTCTAATACTTTTTCTAAAATCAGAAACACGATAGAATTATTCAGATCAATAGATTTTGATCAGCTGAGTGCCATTTCTCAAAAGGTAGATTTGCCGAAATTGATGCAAAGCTTTTCAAAATTAGATGATAAACAATTGGGAGGATTGATGAAAATGCTGGATCCGAACAAGAAAAAGAAAGAACTTCCGCCAATTGACGGAGATTTCTACGATATTTATCACACTTTGACGCCTGAACAACGCGAAATTCAGCTTAAAGTAAGGGCTTTCATGGAAAAAGAAGTGAAACCTTTGGTGAATCATTATTGGCTGAGAGACGAATTTCCTCATGAATTAATTCCAAAATTTCAAAAATTAAATATTTGCGGAGTGACCTACGAAGGTTACGGCTGTCCGGGAATGCCATTTTTAATGGAAGGAGTTATTGCGATGGAAATGGCGCGAATTGATGCTTCTATTGCTACGTTTTTTGGTGTTCAGTCCGGCTTGGCAATGGGATCTATTTATATTTGTGGATCTGAAGAACAAAAACAAAAATGGCTTCCTCAAATGCAGAAATTCGAGAAAATCGGAGCATTTGGTTTAACAGAACCTGAAGTAGGTTCCGGTGCAGCGGGAGGTCTAACGGTAACTTGTAAAAAAACTCCTGAAGGCTGGATTTTAAATGGTCAGAAAAAATGGATCGGGAACGCAACATTTGCTGATTTAATTATTATTTGGGCAAGAGATTTAGACGATGATGAAGTAAAAGGTTTTATCGTTGAAAAAGATAATCCTGGCTATGCTGTTGAGAAAATTAAAGGAAAAATGGCACTAAGAATCGTTCAAAATGGACTAATTACGCTGACGGATTGTTTAGTTACCGAAGAAAACAGACTACAAAATGCGAATTCATTTAAAGATACAGGAAAGGTATTGAGAATGACAAGAGCCGGAGTTGCTTGGATGGCTACAGGTTGCGCACGAGGAGCTTATGAAAGTGCTTTAGCCTATACAAGAACGAGAGAACAATTCGGAAAACCGATTGCTTCTTTTCAAATGATTCAGGGACATTTGGTTGAGATGTTATCTAATCTTACTGCAATGCAAACGATGGTTTTTAGGCTATCTGAAATGCAGGATGAAGGTATTTTAAAAGATGAACACGCTTCTTTAGCTAAAGTTTTCTGTACGCTGAGAACAAGAGATATAGTTTCCAGAGCGAGAGAAGTTCTGGGTGGAAACGGAATTTTGCTTGAATATGATGTCGCGAGATTTGTTGCTGACGCAGAAGCAATTTATTCTTATGAAGGAACAAAAGAGATCAATTCACTGATCGTCGGAAGATCGATTACGGGTTTCAGTGCATTTGTATAAAATGTGAATGGTGAATAGTGAATTTGCTCCGCAAGTGAATTTTAAAATTGACAAGCAAAGCGAATTCACTATTCACATTCATAATTATTATCAGCTTACTAAAGCTTTATATTTTTCTTTGTTATCAATAATGATCCAAAGATTGATTAAAAATAAAACGGCAGAAATTCCGATTCCCATTTGAGAAGGTGCTCTGCAAACGTTGTGTAAAAGTATTCCTACCATTACAGGTAAAATTACGACTGCGCCTAAAGCTCTTGTTTTTGGAAAGATGAATAATAGTCCTCCGATAACTTCTACGGCACCAACTAAAGGCATCAGCCACCCGATTTCTGTAAAAGCAGCGAAAAGTTTTGTCTGATCAGCTGTAAGCGCTGGCATTGGCATGTAGTGTAAAAACTTGTCGAAACCGGCATTGATAAACATAAGCCCGAAAAGCAGACATAGAATAAATTTAACGATTTTCATAATTGATGGATTTTTATCAAATGTAAATAAAATTCTTATTCGCTAAGTGGTTTGAAATAAATTTAATAAAATTCTCTTTTTAATGAAATATTTTTCTTTAATAATAGGTTATTTTATATATTTGTTACACAAGTTATAATTAAACAAATATTATTATGTTGAAAAATCTTAAAAAGCTAAATCGTGGAGATTTAAAAGAAATTAACGGAGGTGGTCGCATCTGCGATATAGGCCCCGTAGGCTGTCCTTGCATAATTCCTCCTGGAGACCCTTGTCTTGGTGGAGGTGGTGGCCCTGGTGGCCCGGTTGATCCTCCTCTTGGATACTGTCCGGACAGTCAGAATTACATTCCTTGTACTGAAAGTTGTCCAAACGGAATGAGTCCTCTTTGCGCTCTATGATAAAAAATAAAAGCCCTCAAATTGAGGGCTTAATTTTTATAGTTGGTATAGATTACTCAATTTTAATCCATCTCTTTCAACGTAATATTCTTAGATATTTTATAACTCTTCTTCTTTTTGTGAGGTTTTTCTTCTTCACCCAATAATTTTCCCCAAGGCTTTAATCCATCAACTCTTTCAAATATAATTTTAATAATGGCAATTGCCGGAATACAAAGAAACATCCCCGCAATACCCCAAAGATGTTCTCCTAAAAGAATTCCCAGAAAAGAAAATAGGGCGTTGATCTTCACTTTTGAACCTACGACAAACGGTAAAATAATATTTCCGTCAACAATATGTACGGCAACATAACCTATCAAAACGTATATACAAGTAGAAGGAGTAGAAGTTGCAAAAGCTATAAAACACGATATCAGTAAGGAAATACATACTCCCAAATAAGGAATAACATTTAATAATCCGGTTAATACTCCCAAAAGAATAGCATACTTTACCCCTAAAATAGTAAGAAGGATTGAAGTAAGGATGGATACAATAAATACCTGCAGACAAAGTCCGATAATGTATTTTTTTGTCATGACACGTACTTCGTTCACCACTTCCTGTACGCTTGCTTTATGTTTTTCATTAAAAACTGTAACGATGAAATTGTTTAAAATCCTTCTATAATTTAATATAAAAATGAAGAAAAGAATAAAAAATACAATAAAGCCAAGTCCGGTTGAAAATATTCCGAAAGTGAAGCCTAAAATAACGCCGGATGAAGATAAAAGTTTGCTTAAACCTTGATTAAGATAATCTAACTGTTCATCAATTTTAACATGAAAAGTATCTGATACCCAATGTTGAAGACTATTAAAAACTGTATTGAACTGCATTCTCAAATGCGGAAGATCTTTGCTGAAACTTGATAATTGAGAGCCAAAAAAGTAAATAAGCCCTGTTAGAATTGTTAACATAATCATTACGGAAGCCATTGTTGATACCGTTCTTGGAAATCTCAATTTTGTTTCCATTAAATTCGCGATCGGCAAAAAGAGCATCGCCATCAAAAATGCTAGAAAGAAAGGAGCTAAAATACTCTGACCTAATGCCAAAAGGTATCCAAGTCCGATGATTGAAATAACAACCAAAGTAAGCTTAACAAGGAAAGGAAGTTTAAGAAAATTCATAATTCAAGATCTGTAGCATAAAAATACTAAAACCCTCCGACTTGATGGCCTTTTTTCATTTAATTAACTAAAATTCTATTTGAAAATGGCGAAAATAAAACACGTCCCAAAGACTTGAGACGTGTTTTTATGTATTAAGAAGTTGATAGTAAAATTTACTTTTCAAGGGCAATTTCTACCACTTCTTCCATTCTGTTAACGTAGTGTACGTTTAGGTTTTTAAGATAATCTTTCTTGATTTCCTCAACGTCTTTTCTGTTGGCTTCGCAAAGAATTACGTCTTTAATTCCTGCTCTGGTTGAGGCAAGAAGCTTTTCTTTGATTCCGCCTACAGGAAGTACTTTTCCTCGAAGAGTTATTTCTCCTGTCATGGCAAGATGCGGTTTTACTTTTTTATTTTTAAAAGATGAAACCATTGAAGTCAGCATAGCGATTCCCGCAGAAGGTCCGTCTTTTGGTGTAGCCCCTTCAGGAACGTGAACGTGGATGTTTTTCTTTTCGATATCTTCTTGAGAAATTCCTAATTCATCGTGTTTTGCTTTAATATATTCCAAAGCAATTGTTGCAGATTCTTTCATGACCGTTCCCAAGTTACCCGTCATGGTTAAAGCACCTTTTCCATTGCTTAAAATGCTTTCAATGAATAAGATATCACCACCAACGCTTGTCCAGGCAAGACCTGTTACAACTCCCGGAACATCAGTTAATTCAGATAGACTTTTCGGTCTTGGAACTCCTAAAATTTCATCTACTTTTTCAAGCGAAATTTTAGAATCATATTCTTTCACCAAAGCGGTTTGTAAAGCGACCCAACGAGCGATGGAAGCAAGTCTTTTTTCTAAAGATCTTACACCGCTTTCTGAAGTATGTGCCTCAACGATATGTTTTAATTCAGGATTTCCAAGTTTGAAAGATTTTGCAGTCAAACCGTTTTCTTCCTGTTGTTTTTTAATTAAATGTCTCTTAGCGATCTCGATTTTTTCCTCCAAAGTATAACCAGCAATCTGAATGATCTCCATTCTGTCCAACAACGGAGTTTGAATGGTTGATAATGAGTTTGCTGTTGCAATGAACATTACTTTAGATAGGTCGTAACCCATTTCTAAGAAATTATCGTAGAAAGCTTTATTTTGTTCAGGATCAAGAACTTCAAGAAGTGCCGAACTTGGATCTCCGTGAATTCCTTTCCCAACTTTATCGATTTCATCCAACACAATCACAGGGTTTGATGTTCCTGATTTTTTGATGGATTGAAGAATTCTTCCCGCCATTGCACCGATGTATGTTTTTCTGTGTCCACGGATTTCGCTTTCGTCATGAAGTCCACCCAAAGAAACACGAACATATTTTCTACCCAAAGCATCAGCAACAGACTTTCCTAACGAAGTTTTACCAACTCCCGGAGGTCCTACCAATAATAAAATTGGGGATTTCATGTTATTTTTCAATTTTAAAACAGCCATGTGTTCCAAAATTCTTTTCTTAATATCTTCTAATCCGAAATGTGCTTTATCTAAAACTTTTTCAGCTTTTTCAATATCAAAAGTATCTTTAGTGAATGTATCCCAAGGAAGATCTGTAAAGAAATCTAAATAATTTCTCTGAACATTATAGTCCGGTGAGTTCGGGTTTTGACGTTGTAACCTATTGATTTCCTTTTGGAAATGTTCTTCAACTTCGGCATTCCATTTCTTAGTGCTTGCTTTTGTGATCAAATCTTCAACATCACTTTCCGGTCCGCCGCCCAACTCTTCTTGGATTGTTCTAATCTGTTGATTTAGAAAATATTCCTTCTGTTGTTTGTCAAGATCTTTTGATGTTTTTTGATGAATCTGATTTCTTAATTCTAATTTTCTGAAATCTTCATGCATCATTTCATAGCACTTGTTGGCTCTTTCCATTAAGTTCTTTTCTTCAAGCAAACTTTGCTTTACACTTGATGGAAAATTAGCGTTGGTGCAGATGAAATTCAAAAGATCATCGTTGTTATTGATGTTTTTTATAGCGAAATTGGCTGCATTAGGAATGTTCGGGTCAAGCTCGATAATTTTTAATGCTAAATCTTTCACATTCTCTAATAAAGCTTCATATTCTTCCTTATTCTTGGCTTTTCCGTCTTTTAATTTTGAAATTTCAGCTTTGAAATAAGGTTGATTTTCAAGAATTTTTTTAATTTTAAATCTGTGGAAGCCTTTAGTAATAGCCGTAATATTACCTTCAGGAAGTTTTATTATTTTAATGATTTTTGCTAAAGTTCCTGTGTGATACAGATCTTTTTCTGTAGGTTGCTCAATATCTGAATTTTTCTGACTTACAATGCCAATGAAATCTCCGTTTATTTGTGCTTCTTCAAGAAGTTGTATTGATGCTTTTCTTCCTGCAGTAATAGGAATTACCACATTAGGAAACATTACCATATTTCTTACAGGAAGGATAGGAAATATTTTTTGTTCTGAATTTTTTTCAGTCTCCGCAAGATCAGAAAGATTGATTTCCTCGGCTACAATATCAAATCCGTCACTTATCATTTCCTCTAAACTTATATCTTCAAATTCTGTCATAGTTAATCGAATGACAAATTGTCATTTCCGTTTTAAATCGTTAAAGTAGATTTTCATAATATGCTTTGAAAATGCGCGGCATATTATATTGTTCTAAAATGCACAATACCTATGCCATTTGTTTTTTGCTAAAAAATACGGTCAAAATTTCCTTTTTTGAATAAATAAAATTTTAAAAACTAAAATAAAGAACTAGGATTTCCGT harbors:
- a CDS encoding 7-carboxy-7-deazaguanine synthase QueE, whose product is MNKEEDILLKEGKMLPVMEHFYTLQGEGAHTGKASYFIRLGGCDVGCHWCDVKESWDPTLHPLMNAEEIAETAAKHCKTVVLTGGEPLMWNLDILTSKLKELGCTIHIETSGAYPMSGHIDWITLSPKKTGLPKEEIYEKASELKVIVFNNNDLKFAEEQAAKVSANCRLYLQSEWSKRDEMYPKITDFILEHPEWQASVQTHKYLNIP
- a CDS encoding RNA polymerase sigma factor — its product is MSNSTETAFLNLVNKHKGILYKASRIYADSLEDREDLQQEILIQLWKSYQNFKGNSEFSTWMYRVAINTAITYLKKEKKRTNNHTDVPDHFEVQNEDYNPAKDKQLEVFYTAVQELKPLEKAVIFYFMEGMSHKEIGDNLGLSEGNARVKLNRTKEKILQIIKKSGYEF
- a CDS encoding acyl-CoA dehydrogenase family protein, whose product is MSNTFSKIRNTIELFRSIDFDQLSAISQKVDLPKLMQSFSKLDDKQLGGLMKMLDPNKKKKELPPIDGDFYDIYHTLTPEQREIQLKVRAFMEKEVKPLVNHYWLRDEFPHELIPKFQKLNICGVTYEGYGCPGMPFLMEGVIAMEMARIDASIATFFGVQSGLAMGSIYICGSEEQKQKWLPQMQKFEKIGAFGLTEPEVGSGAAGGLTVTCKKTPEGWILNGQKKWIGNATFADLIIIWARDLDDDEVKGFIVEKDNPGYAVEKIKGKMALRIVQNGLITLTDCLVTEENRLQNANSFKDTGKVLRMTRAGVAWMATGCARGAYESALAYTRTREQFGKPIASFQMIQGHLVEMLSNLTAMQTMVFRLSEMQDEGILKDEHASLAKVFCTLRTRDIVSRAREVLGGNGILLEYDVARFVADAEAIYSYEGTKEINSLIVGRSITGFSAFV
- a CDS encoding MauE/DoxX family redox-associated membrane protein encodes the protein MKIVKFILCLLFGLMFINAGFDKFLHYMPMPALTADQTKLFAAFTEIGWLMPLVGAVEVIGGLLFIFPKTRALGAVVILPVMVGILLHNVCRAPSQMGIGISAVLFLINLWIIIDNKEKYKALVS
- the pgi gene encoding glucose-6-phosphate isomerase, coding for MLSKINPTQTNSWKALDEHFAGNDFELRSLFQYNPNRFEEFSLKKDNFLFDYSKNLIDSRTKELLLNLAEECQLKDAISKMFSGDKINETEGRAVLHTALRDFSDKEILVDGENIKPQIKRVLDHMKTFSESIISGSHKGFSGKEITDVVNIGIGGSDLGPVMVVSALKHFKTRLDVHFVSNVDGNHIAEVVKNLNPETTLFIIASKTFTTQETMTNANSAKDWFLKAGKQEDVAKHFVALSTNVQAVKDFGIAEENIFEFWDWVGGRYSLWSAIGLSIVLSVGYENFEQLLKGASDTDQHFQTADFAENIPVLMGLMGIWYRNFYAATTYAILPYSQYLDRFAAYLQQGDMESNGKCVDRNGEFVEYETGPIIWGEPGTNGQHAFYQLIHQGTELIPADFIAYAKSPNKVSDHQDKLLANFFAQTEALAFGKTEEEVEEELKSAGKSDEEIDFLLNYKVFQGNTPTNSIIFNELTPFSLGQLIALYEHKIFVQGVIWNIFSFDQFGVELGKVLANKILPELENNEAISSHDSSTNGLINYYKGNK
- a CDS encoding bifunctional 5,10-methylenetetrahydrofolate dehydrogenase/5,10-methenyltetrahydrofolate cyclohydrolase — encoded protein: MAQILDGLKVSKEIKAEIKVEVDKIIASKRRAPHLVAILVGNNGASKAYVNAKVKDCEEVGFQSSLVKFPSTVSESELLEKIEELNKDKSVDGFIVQLPLPDQVDQEKIINAIDPRKDVDGFHPTNFGKMALEMDTFLPATPFGILTLLERYNIETKGKDCVIIGRSKIVGRPMSILMGRKDFPGNSTVTLTHSYTKDIEEYTKKADIVITALGDPHFLKGEMIKDGAVIVDVGITRVDNDSPKGYYLAGDVDFDSCAEKASWITPVPGGVGPMTRAMLMKNTIIAYKTSVYND
- a CDS encoding bacteriocin-like protein, whose protein sequence is MLKNLKKLNRGDLKEINGGGRICDIGPVGCPCIIPPGDPCLGGGGGPGGPVDPPLGYCPDSQNYIPCTESCPNGMSPLCAL
- a CDS encoding TraB/GumN family protein, with the protein product MKNLVKLGFAVLLSATFTTAKAQNSNPENSTLWEVSGNGLTKPSYIAGTFHTMCSSDFEIKSKVMKALEKTDNFVMEINYTDPAEMAAMQKMYQTDKKLSDQLTPAEAKELDKILNDYGTDLKKMDNSSSQGLYSLIALKSTPCPQTEMKFYEIELLKNAIKSKKKVYGLEKVEEQFTSINKAYDLKAVIEQLKMGKEYEILLKKMVVAFKNEDVTSLYTHFKNDKIMNAKQEKAMLTDRNNNWAEKMPEIMKKESSFFAVGGAHLMGKNGVIQLLKSKGYTLKPISSL
- a CDS encoding DUF4349 domain-containing protein, producing the protein MKTTYIKLSLATVLLLGIYSCKKGEATASKYELESTADSAAVVVSDSVSSVATMKVKDKQFIKTAEVNMEVKDVYEATISIEKSIQQLGGFVTKSNLQSNVVSEDTYNTSSDDAMLVKKFQTENTMQVRVPTDKLGELLTLINDKKLFLNSRIINAEDVTAGIKYAELEGKRIKKSSENISQLKANKDKVKLDDDNMSENNQQQLANMDVADNLKYSTVDIYIKEPKLRIAEIAVTNTQNIDNKYKFNFIYDAKHAFVEGFYLIQRIAVGLITIWPILLIATAIIYLLRKRKYFKKPNQI